The Pecten maximus chromosome 14, xPecMax1.1, whole genome shotgun sequence genome includes a region encoding these proteins:
- the LOC117342142 gene encoding mediator of RNA polymerase II transcription subunit 4-like, which yields MAAISTKQMLLQLIEDTEIISKEIFELMSTPKQQQRVDAPETQKLMELLVLKDKEIKENLKIAAEQAEIQKTVDELKTEVDKRDADIRNLQKNLKEAETILSTAIYQAKQKLEAIRQANNKTIASEELIKFAHRISASNAVASPPTWTPGDPRRPYPTDFEMRLGFLGKCSGDLPINGQQLQSQGSYGEPMSSNRTSAVLGEPTSASTPSSVSSWQPAPELHHSLSTGSGGASGFLAEIKGHNKENEDVGFMSSDSSSSSSSDE from the exons ATGGCGGCAATCAGCACCAAACAGATGCTCCTGCAGTTAATAGAAGACACCGAAATAATATCTAA GGAAATTTTTGAATTGATGAGCacaccaaaacaacaacagCGAGTCGATGCACCTGAGACCCAAAAATTGATGGAACTTCTGGTTTTAAAAGATAAAGAAATAAAGGAGAATCTGAAAATAG CTGCAGAACAAGCAGAGATACAGAAAACAGTAGATGAACTGAAAACAGAAGTGGACAAACGTGATGCAGATATTAGGAACCTTCAAAAGAATCTCAAAGAAGCTGAAACAATACTG TCCACAGCTATTTATCAAGCCAAACAGAAATTAGAAGCCATTAGACAAGCAAACAACAAGACCATAGCTTCAGAAGAATTAATCAAATTTGCACATCGGATCAGCGCCAGTAATGCAGTAGCTTCTCCACCTACCTGGACCCCAG GTGATCCGAGGAGGCCATACCCTACTGACTTTGAAATGAGACTCGGATTCCTTGGAAAATGCAGTGGAGACTTACCAATCAATGGTCAACAGTTACAGTCACAGGGGTCGTATGGAGAACCGATGTCCAGTAATAGGACGTCCGCGGTATTAGGGG AACCAACATCTGCGAGTACACCCTCCTCCGTATCATCGTGGCAACCAGCACCGGAGCTGCACCATTCCTTGTCAACAGGAAGTGGAGGTGCGTCAGGTTTCCTGGCAGAGATAAAGGGACATAACAAGGAGAATGAGGATGTGGGATTTATGTCTAGTGACTCCTCTAGTAGTTCATCGAGTGATGAATAA
- the LOC117342145 gene encoding pleckstrin homology domain-containing family B member 2-like: MTLEIAKAGWLYRQSTILRRWKKTWFVLYQDGDLRYFESPNSHEPEARIVVRAVCSAIQAGQLCENSAPEGKTKDCLLTLILRDGELRLCAEDPDDMRAWQIALEEARVLPPGSAVHALPPPYTAVPPLYTTNLATDLRSYPYQVAGANSVVYPRQQVQYYYPGQVISTNPYTTVMAPPASQPASNIVYVNNLQDQYLYGRRRYDGGDLAMGMVAGAALGSMMWGPVLYW; encoded by the exons ATGACACTAGAAATTGCAAAGGCTGGATGGCTGTACCGTCAGA GTACAATACTCCGTCGTTGGAAGAAGACTTGGTTTGTGTTATACCAAGATGGTGACCTTCGATATTTTGAGAGTCCCAACAGTCACGAACCTGAGGCCCGAATCGTAGTAAGGGCTGTTTGTAGTGCTATACAGGCGGGTCAGTTG TGTGAAAATTCAGCTCCCGAGGGTAAGACAAAGGATTGCCTTCTTACGCTGATCCTTCGTGATGGAGAACTCCGACTCTGTGCTGAGGACCCAGATGACATGAG GGCATGGCAGATAGCTCTAGAGGAGGCAAGAGTTCTCCCCCCTGGGTCAGCTGTACACGCTCTACCACCTCCCTACACAGCAGTACCACCTCTCTACACTACCAATCTAGCTACAGATCTACGGTCCTATCCGTACCAGGTTGCTGGTGCCAACAGTGTGGTGTACCCACGACAGCAGGTCCAATACTATTACCCAGGACAGGTGATATCTACCAACCCTTAcacaacag TTATGGCCCCACCTGCAAGTCAGCCTGCAAGCAACATAGTATATGTGAACAACTTACAAGATCAGTACCTGTACGGCCGCCGACGATACGATGGAGGTGATCTGGCCATGGGCATGGTAGCTGGGGCCGCCCTAGGATCCATGATGTGGGGTCCAGTCTTATACTGGTGA